A window of the Fusarium poae strain DAOMC 252244 chromosome 3, whole genome shotgun sequence genome harbors these coding sequences:
- a CDS encoding hypothetical protein (SECRETED:SignalP(1-20)~CAZy:CE1) yields MKLSSIISVWVFTLVSAVLGAELVPRSALTEVNNYGNNPTGTRMFLYVPKNLKQNPAVVVGLHYCTGTAQAYYQSNKWASNAEKYGFIVIYPQTPYTPGNCWDVSSKMTLTHEGGGCSTSIANMVKHVLKNYSGDSKRVFVTGDSSGAMMTNVMAATYPDIFSAAIVYAGVPAGCFKSQANQAAAWNSTCSQGQSRWTQQQWANVVKDMYPGYNGARPKMQIYHGTADPTLNVQNYYETIKQWTGVFGYSATPKSTTNNFPRSPYKREVFGDKLETFLGNGVTHAVDHFPDEDLKFFGLV; encoded by the exons ATGAAGCTGTCATCCATCATTAGTGTCTGGGTCTTCACCCTTGTCAGCGCCGTTCTTGGCGCTGAACTCGTCCCTCGATCAGCTCTCACAGAAGTCAACAACTATGGCAACAACCCTACAGGAACTCGTATGTTCCTTTACGTTCCCAAGAACCTGAAGCAGAACCCTGCCGTGGTTGTCGGTCTTCACTACTGCACCGGTACTGCTCAGGCTTACTACCAGAGCAACAAGTGGGCTTCCAATGCTGAGAAGTACGGATTCATCGTCATCTACCCTCAGACTCCTTACACTCCTGGTAACTGCTGGGATGTTTCGTCCAAGATGACTTTGACCCACGAGGGTGGTGGTTGCAGCACCTCTATCGCCAACATGGTCAAGCATGTTCTCAAGAACTACAGCGGTGACTCCAAGAGAGTCTTTGTCACTGGTGACTCTTCTGGTGCTATGATGACG AACGTCATGGCTGCTACCTACCCCGATATTTTCTCCGCGGCAATTGTCTACGCTGGTGTCCCTGCTGGTTGCTTCAAGAGCCAGGCTAACCAGGCCGCCGCTTGGAACTCGACTTGCTCTCAGGGCCAGTCCCGATGGACTCAGCAGCAGTGGGCCAACGTTGTCAAGGACATGTACCCTGGCTACAACGGAGCTCGCCCCAAGATGCAGATCTACCACGGAACCGCCGACCCCACTCTCAACGTCCAGAACTACTACGAGACCATCAAGCAGTGGACTGGTGTCTTTGGCTACTCTGCTACTCCCAAGTCTACTACCAACAACTTCCCTCGCAGCCCTTACAAGCGAGAGGTCTTTGGTGACAAGCTTGAG ACTTTCTTGGGCAACGGTGTTACCCACGCTGTTGACCACTTCCCCGATGAGGACCTAAAGTTCTTCGGTCTTGTT TAA
- a CDS encoding hypothetical protein (TransMembrane:1 (i202-225o)) has product MQKKNDWNRNERRVDKGSVSGSSVAERLKHLEGLLTIVAQQRDPMASLSISDETLTVGNGSASIVTPASIESRGVGSNNAMPPGLADHVDSSHWSSILENIKAIRQELPYDSPQDKEQVLSKKSPGVSPGAPGRMSPDLDFGSSQGVSHEGILATLPPRQVCDTLISMFFRWHYTMMPVLHPVKFQREYEAFWKAPRDTSTIWIALLFALLSLATGVYEASGMVLPSSVPVPSSKDLSTKTQQCLLLSNYISSTEHAVEVLLLHLVGCSLRSKASDTNLWFLMGRVVQLAISKGYHRDSFKVPNENISAFDGEMRRRVWACIYQLDSLISFQLGFPSMVPSESCDTELPRNLDQNQLHPDITELPPSRPLSENTTILYSIVKASVMAKFKQVVKHTRSPASPSHETTITLDAEVRQVYANIPDHFKYKPLTNFLTEEASVILTRTTLEILHLKSIIVLHRQHLMHRQDSRSDPSRKACLEAARRLLERQAEMDRVTETGGQLHDMKWMITTLTLSDFTLAAMVICLDLTMTIRLGADYPPSPAAYQEVQGYLAIIQNAHKIWVVAGDLCSEARTVAHALDSTMERVNDFLSTSSLPADSGSWQTLDAESSSSLTNDSLYQINDLDMMDSIDWTFIDNQFQDPSINEIDLDMWLMETAGPL; this is encoded by the exons ATGCAAAAGAAGAATGACTGGAACAG GAATGAGCGACGGGTCGACAAAGGCAGCGTCAGTGGCAGTTCAGTTGCCGAACGGCTCAAGCATTTGGAAGGATTGTTGACCATCGTGGCTCAACAGCGAGATCCCATGGCATCACTGAGCATTAGCGACGAGACATTGACAGTTGGGAATGGTAGCGCGTCTATCGTTACCCCTGCCTCTATCGAGTCTAGAGGTGTTGGCAGCAACAACGCGATGCCCCCAGGATTAGCGGACCACGTTGACTCAAGCCATTGGTCCTCCATATTAGAGAACATCAAGGCGATCCGCCAAGAACTTCCCTATGACAGTCCACAAGACAAAGAGCAAGTCTTGTCCAAAAAGTCGCCTGGCGTTAGCCCTGGAGCACCTGGGAGGATGAGTCCAGACTTGGATTTTGGATCTTCTCAAGGAGTGAGCCATGAAGGTATTCTGGCAACATTACCCCCAAGACAAGTATGCGATACTCTAATATCCATGTTTTTCAGGTGGCACTATACCATGATGC CAGTCTTGCATCCTGTCAAGTTCCAGCGCGAG TACGAAGCCTTTTGGAAAGCACCAAGAGATACCTCCACCATATGGATCGCTCTGCTCTTCGCTCTACTAAGTTTAGCGACAGGCGTATACGAAGCTTCAGGCATGGTCCTTCCCTCCTCTGTCCCAGTTCCATCTAGTAAAGATTTGTCTACCAAGACACAGCAATGTCTTCTCCTCAGCAACTATATCTCGTCTACGGAACACGCCGTTGAAGTCCTTCTGCTGCACCTGGTTGGCTGCTCGCTTCGATCGAAGGCGTCTGACACCAACCTTTGGTTTCTTATGGGACGGGTAGTACAGCTTGCAATAAGCAAAGGCTACCATCGCGACTCGTTCAAGGTACCCAACGAGAACATTTCTGCTTTCGATGGCGAGATGAGACGTAGAGTTTGGGCTTGTATATATCAGCTTGATTCCCTTATATCATTCCAGCTAGGGTTTCCTAGCATGGTACCTTCGGAATCTTGCGATACAGAACTCCCCAGGAACCTGGACCAGAACCAATTGCATCCCGACATTACAGAGCTACCGCCGTCCAGACCTCTGTCGGAAAACACCACGATCCTTTATTCCATTGTGAAAGCGTCGGTTATGGCCAAGTTCAAGCAAGTTGTCAAGCATACACGATCTCCCGCTTCGCCTTCACATGAAACCACAATCACTCTTGACGCAGAGGTCCGCCAAGTGTATGCAAACATCCCTGATCACTTCAAGTACAAACCTCTTACGAACTTCCTCACAGAGGAGGCGAGTGTTATCTTGACTAGAACTACGCTCGAAATTTTGCACTTGAAGAGTATCAttgttcttcatcgtcagcaTCTGATGCATCGACAAGATAGTCGTTCTGATCCTTCCAGAAAGGCTTGTCTGGAAGCAGCTAGGCGATTGCTGGAGAGACAGGCAGAGATGGACCGAGTTACGGAAACTGGTGGTCAGCTCCACGATATGAAGTGGATGATCACGACCTTAACACTCAGTGACTTTACGTTGGCGGCGATGGTGATCTGCTTAGATCTGACAATGACTATTCGGCTCGGCGCAGATTATCCTCCTAGCCCAGCTGCCTATCAAGAAGTACAGGGGTACTTGGCAATCATTCAAAATGCTCACAAGATATGGGTTGTTGCTGGAGACCTTTGCTCCGAAGCACGTACAGTTGCTCACGCTTTGGACTCCACAATGGAACGCGTAAACGACTTTTTGAGTACATCGTCTCTACCAGCGGATTCCGGATCATGGCAGACTCTGGATGCAGAGTCATCGAGTAGCCTAACTAATGATTCTTTATACCAGATCAACGATTTGGATATGATGGATAGTATTGACTGG ACATTCATCGACAATCAGTTCCAGGACCCAAGTATCAATGAAATTGACCTCGACATGTGGCTCATGGAAACAGCTGGGCCTTTGTAG
- a CDS encoding hypothetical protein (TransMembrane:1 (o142-158i)): MVMSIISGVYGISSTFYSNLFITLPYPETKDDLSDKVMIVSGSNQGLGFESSQHLLRLGLGKLIMAVRSLEKGEEARQELLKLTKREPESIEVWFLDMANYESVKSFSSRANTLPRLDVVLANAGLATSAEFTTAEDNERTITVNVISTFLLFFLLLPKLRKSSYPGKFVIPNSATHYWAPTKELIPDEKAGPIFSRLNDPVKSNMVMRYYVSKLMVLYLTREIAGRLGSTEKNGVIINTPNPSYCKSGLLREKQESTPPDFLARTSEMGSRALVTGVLAGPESNGQYMNNCQIHEPACHVTNKMGSQIQTALYKELLQKLEAIAPGVTKNL, from the exons ATGGTCATGTCAATCATCTCAGGTGTCTACGGCATCAGTTCCACCTTCTACTCCAACCTATTCATCACTCTTCCATACCCAGAGACCAAGGATGACCTATCCGACAAAGTCATGATTGTATCTGGTTCCAACCAAGGCTTAGGCTTTGAGTCCAGCCAACACCTCCTCCGTCTTGGCCTCGGAAAGCTCATCATGGCTGTTCGCAGTCTCGAAAAAGGCGAAGAAGCTCGTCAAGAATTATTGAAGTTGACAAAGCGAGAGCCCGAGTCAATCGAGGTATGGTTTCTTGACATGGCAAACTACGAATCTGTCAAGTCATTTTCTTCCAGGGCAAACACTTTGCCCAGACTTGACGTTGTGCTCGCCAATGCTGGCCTTGCAACTTCAGCTGAGTTTACCACTGCCGAAGACAATGAACGTACCATCACTGTCAATGTCATCTCAacatttcttctcttcttccttctacTTCCAAAGCTCCGCAAATCTTCCTACCCAGGAAAATTCGTCATTCCCAACTCAGCTACACACTACTGGGCTCCCACCAAAGAGCTCATTCCCGACGAAAAGGCCGGGCCCATCTTCTCTCGCCTCAACGACCCAGTCAAATCCAACATGGTCATGCGATACTACGTATCCAAGCTCATGGTTCTTTATCTTACGAGGGAGATCGCGGGCCGTCTTGGCAGTACCGAGAAGAATGGAGTGATTATCAATACCCCGAACCCCAGCTATTGCAAGTCTGGCTTGTTGCGGGAAAAGCAGGAATCCACGCCTCCAGACTTCTTGGCTCGGACGTCAGAAATGGGGAGTCGTGCGCTTGTCACTGGCGTTCTTGCTGGTCCTGAATCTAACGGGCAATACATGAATAATTGCCAAATCCATGA ACCGGCGTGTCATGTCACCAACAAGATGGGTTCTCAGATACAGACTGCCTTATACAAGGAGCTCCTTCAGAAGTTGGAAGCCATTGCGCCTGGCGTCACCAAGAATCTGTAA
- a CDS encoding hypothetical protein (SECRETED:SignalP(1-19)), whose amino-acid sequence MVAFKSFLILLTLGAEALAAAVPASTCSTALGTNTVKNVPTSRVTSIKKITITKKVIRKVNIIVVPVAKTSTIRKIETSTSISTANKNTKTATSTIISESTVVSSRTSWSTTTTVTSTVTTKFITSTVAKPAGFTDINNQPLTYKRAVKKRVTTITTGVPGGSMPQSVRCVKEIPSYSTKTITTTVQGPRTTLKAATKFKTITSFTTVTSTEYPSDASTTVTTIERPTTTSFVDVTSTTTITSSVTVESQIPQSTEFDICSEENIMSTANGGVVSGFDQWQGNGYALSVGGGLNARSCCQICASHADCLGSYFRITGGSCNIYIAGDAAICANSAQPIIALFRTNRDLSMSVLLSNGPCGQWKNDGDATPTSA is encoded by the exons ATGGTTGCCTTCAAGTCTTTTCTCATACTTCTTACGCTTGGCGCCGAAGCCCTTGCTGCAGCAGTCCCTGCATCAACTTGCTCCACTGCTCTGGGAACCAACACGGTTAAAAATGTCCCGACTTCTAGGGTTACTTCTATTAAGAAGATCACTATCACTAAGAAGGTTATTCGCAAGGTCAATATTATTGTTGTTCCTGTAGCCAAGACTTCTACTATTCGCAAGATAGAAACCTCGACATCTATCTCTACTGCTAACAAGAACACAAAGACTGCCACCAGCACTATTATTT CTGAGTCTACTGTCGTCAGTTCGAGGACGTCCTGGAGCACCACTACCACCGTTACTTCAACCGTTACCACTAAGTTCATTACATCGACCGTCGCGAAACCTGCTGGGTTCACCGATATCAACAATCAACCTCTTACCTATAAGCGAGCTGTGAAAAAGAGAGTCACTACAATCACAACAGGCGTACCTGGTGGTTCCATGCCTCAAAGTGTCCGCTGTGTTAAGGAGATCCCCAGCTACAGCACCAAGACCATCACGACGACAGTCCAGGGACCACGCACTACTCTCAAGGCAGCCACAAAGTTCAAGACTATCACTAGCTTTACAACTGTCACATCTACAGAATACCCATCTGATGCTAGTACTACTGTCACAACAATTGAACGACCAACAACGACTTCTTTCGTTGATGTTACTTCCACCACCACTATCACTTCAAGTG TTACTGTTGAGAGCCAAATACCTCAATCCACGGAATTTGATATCTGTTCAGAAGAGAATATTATGTCCACTGCCAATGGCGGCGTTGTCTCCGGCTTTGATCAATGGCAGGGTAACGGCTACGCTTTGAGCGTGGGTGGAGGCCTTAACGCTCGCTCTTGCTGCCAAATTTGCGCATCGCACGCCGACTGTCTGGGTTCCTATTTTAGAATCACTGGCGGTAGTTGCAATATTTACATTGCAGGTGATGCAGCTATTTGTGCCAATTCGGCTCAACCCATCATTGCTTTGTTCCGCACAAATCGGGATCTATCCATGTCAGTCCTCCTCAGCAATGGCCCTTGTGGACAATGGAAGAATGATGGCGATGCTACGCCGACGTCCGCTTGA
- a CDS encoding hypothetical protein (SECRETED:SignalP(1-18)), with amino-acid sequence MIPSTVLALLSIASVSQAAAAPKILSSDDIIVLKTDGTSQIMKAAEFKALETAPAVKDISTPAKKAIQRRDCKDSTEIQVLSDKEFINWDVAMSPVISSLGGSKATVSVTNGYTITNSLKVGSSFSVPLADILTASLSIDYTETWSSSQSQSLSFTVPEGQHGIIVSQPYVRRIEGNVIDGCTGEAKEGFVSDSYESQSYGDLQWVKGIIRLCSSKTYPIPYCNGEGEHK; translated from the coding sequence ATGATTCCCTCCACCGTTCTCGCACTTTTGAGCATCGCCTCCGTCTCTCAGGCCGCAGCTGCTCCCAAGATCCTCTCCTCTGACGACATTATTGTCCTAAAGACCGATGGAACCTCTCAAATCATGAAGGCTGCTGAGTTCAAGGCTCTTGAGACCGCTCCCGCCGTCAAAGACATCTCGACTCCCGCTAAGAAGGCTATTCAGCGCCGCGACTGCAAGGACAGCACTGAGATCCAAGTCCTTTCCGACAAAGAGTTCATCAACTGGGACGTTGCCATGTCCCCCGTCATCAGCAGCCTCGGCGGATCCAAGGCCACCGTCAGTGTCACCAACGGCTACACCATCACCAACTCCCTCAAAGTCGGTTCAAGCTTCAGTGTCCCTCTTGCGGACATTTTGACTGCTTCTCTGAGCATTGACTATACCGAAACTTGGTCTTCCAGTCAGTCGCAGTCGCTCTCTTTCACTGTTCCCGAGGGTCAGCACGGTATCATTGTCAGCCAGCCTTATGTGCGACGTATTGAGGGTAACGTCATCGACGGGTGCACGGGAGAGGCCAAGGAGGGCTTTGTGTCGGATTCCTATGAAAGCCAGTCGTACGGAGATCTTCAGTGGGTCAAGGGTATCATTCGTCTCTGCAGCAGTAAGACGTATCCTATCCCTTACTGCAACGGAGAGGGCGAGCACAAATAA
- a CDS encoding hypothetical protein (TransMembrane:1 (o353-373i)) encodes MPLLYGEGSNAFLRLQEEIMKRSDDQTLLAWSLQQDDPEESGVLATSPAAFSECKDFIPCSVGTPTPPFQITNKGLHIEMPISSDSFTYGTYGLLQCRTKQDPTTMIAIPLESGRDGLYVRRKKPLCNLNYRYWSTWPLSSANLLPSSSFASSITESPSYTVFLKDIPENFYIAEVRPRHWRPQSDERIIIAETPESKGTFDDALVLLKSSVSGVDPLVVEVSVAIPPEKYGFVAYCKFVKVSGEEFYDNTSLYTSWRWRGAIVRAHSIIRPEANYEVSYRCEHHFGKTLFLVSVKQEGVQVEEIAPQRGPDMIFHDWDADSDPWSESMIELEKGWTRILQRLSYRCRNSLRAVVRSLALSPWIFAFAVDRLFMATFKQLRFKILHIWKCRNDHKIGGGTALSLSYISWQIWKIIHAIPFAKQFGRFQKTYAMDVFLLYICCKLIPSELLSAVLEKDYK; translated from the exons ATGCCTTTACTCTATGGTGAGGGCTCAAATGCATTCTTGCGATTACAAGAGGAGATCATGAAGCGTTCGGATGATCAAACTTTATTGGCTTGGTCTCTTCAACAGGATGACCCAGAAGAATCGGGAGTACTAGCTACCTCTCCAGCTGCATTCTCGGAATGCAAAGATTTCATTCCTTGCAGCGTGGGAACGCCGACACCGCCATTCCAAATAACCAACAAGGGCCTTCACATCGAGATGCCAATCTCAAGCGACAGCTTCACCTACGGGACATATGGGCTGCTACAATGCAGGACAAAACAAGATCCTACGACGATGATTGCTATTCCATTGGAAAGTGGCCGAGACGGCCTCTACGTGCGACGTAAGAAGCCACTATGTAACCTGAACTATCGGTACTGGTCAACCTGGCCATTGAGCTCAGCTAACCTACTCccgagttcttcttttgcAAGTAGCATAACCGAGTCTCCAAGCTACACGGTGTTCCTGAAGGACATTCCTGAAAACTTTTACATTGCAGAAGTCCGCCCACGGCACTGGAGACCTCAATCTGATGAGAGGATCATCATAGCAGAAACCCCTGAGAGTAAAGGCACATTTGATGATGCGCTAGTTCTGCTCAAAAGCTCCGTCAGTGGTGTCGATCCTTTGGTCGTGGAAGTCAGTGTGGCCATTCCTCCTGAAAAATACGGCTTTGTGGCATACTGCAAATTTGTCAAGGTTTCGGGAGAAGAGTTTTACGACAACACGTCTCTTTATACCTCATGGCGCTGGCGCGGAGCTATAGTGAGGGCGCATTCGATAATCAGGCCTGAAGCTAATTATGAGGTATCATACCGCTGCGAGCACCATTTTGGGAAGACACTTTTTCTGGTATCAGTCAAGCAGGAAGGCGTACAGGTGGAAGAAATCGCACCACAACGAGGCCCCGACATGATATTCCATGACTGGGATGCAGATTCTGATCCCTGGAGTGAGAGTATGATAGAGCTTGAAAAAGGATGGACAAGAATTCTTCAACGCCTCTCTTATCGTTGTCGAAACAGTCTTCGTGCCGTTGTTCGGTCACTTGCCCTTTCGCCTTGGATATTTGCGTTTGCGGTTGATCGACTTTTCATGGCGACTTTTAAACAACTGAGATTCAAGATACTACATATTTGGAAATGTCGTAATGATCATAAAATTGGGGGTGGTACAGCACTGTCTCTGAGCTACATTTCGTGGCAAATTTGGAAGATCATACACGCAATCCCATTTGCCAAACAGTTTGGTCGATTCCAGAAGACATATGCCATGGATGTCTTTCTTTTGTACATTTGTTGCAAATTGATCCCCTCAGAATTACTATCAGCTGTTCTTGAAAAGGACTACAAG TAG
- a CDS encoding hypothetical protein (SECRETED:SignalP(1-17)), which translates to MLAKVLSAFLFLSVATAKLHNNCACHNGDSYNFRITMDACTVYNDAGHKWGGATYDTPSGRCVQANAEAQLAGDQWEDACREVAAKGFPCADGKGTCFANPKEVRGRC; encoded by the exons ATGTTGGCCAAGGTCTTGAGTgctttcctcttcctctccgTCGC CACGGCGAAACTGCACAACAACTGTGCCTGCCACAATGGAGACAGCTACAACTTTCGCATAACTATGGATGCGTGCACAGTCTACAATGACGCAGGCCACAAG TGGGGCGGAGCCACTTATGACACTCCTTCTGGCCGT TGCGTCCAAGCAAACGCCGAAGCTCAGCTCGCTGGAGATCAATGGGAAGATGCCTGCAGAGAAGTCGCCGCCAAGGGATTCCCATGTGCTGATGGAAAGGGAACTTGCTTCGCTAACCCCAAGGAAGTTCGAGGCCGTTGCTAA
- a CDS encoding hypothetical protein (SECRETED:SignalP(1-19)~CAZy:GH53) encodes MATLARLLVFLSYLSVSLALQFRGVDWSSVAVEEQKGIKYTNSAGAAQPLEQILAANGVNSVRQRVWVNPSNGEYNLDYNIKLAKRAKAAGMSVYLTLHFSDTWADPGHQAIPRGWPTGIDDLAWRLYNYTLEVSNAFQAAGVPPALISIGNEITAGLLFPTGSTKSYYNIGRLLNSASYGIKDSRLSPKPKIMIHLDKGWDWGTQEYFYTQVLNQKGLTLDAFDAMGVSFYPFYGSGATFSALETSLTNMANRWGKQIFVSELDWPTSCPSPAQPFPSDMKNIPFSAAGQTQFIQKVASIVSKVRGGAGLFYWEPAWMNNQALGSSCPSNTLFAWPGKALSSLAVFKSI; translated from the coding sequence ATGGCGACCCTTGCACGTCTTTTGGTCTTCCTGTCTTACCTCTCAGTCTCTCTCGCTCTGCAATTTCGCGGCGTTGACTGGTCTTCTGTTGCTGTCGAGGAACAGAAGGGCATTAAGTACACCAACAGTGCCGGCGCGGCTCAGCCACTGGAGCAGATCCTCGCTGCAAATGGCGTCAACTCGGTTCGCCAACGTGTTTGGGTGAACCCTTCCAATGGCGAATACAACCTCGACTACAACATCAAGCTCGCCAAGCGTGCAAAGGCTGCGGGCATGAGCGTCTACTTGACGTTGCACTTTAGCGACACTTGGGCTGATCCTGGCCACCAAGCTATTCCTCGCGGATGGCCTACCGGCATTGATGATCTGGCATGGAGACTTTACAACTACACTCTTGAAGTGTCCAACGCTTTCCAGGCCGCTGGTGTTCCTCCCGCTCTCATCTCCATCGGCAATGAAATCACCGCTGGTCTCCTCTTCCCTACCGGATCGACAAAGTCATACTACAACATCGGTCGTCTTCTCAACTCTGCTTCCTACGGCATCAAGGATTCTCGTCTTAGCCCAAAGCCCAAGATCATGATCCATCTCGACAAGGGCTGGGACTGGGGTACTCAAGAGTACTTTTACACTCAGGTTCTCAACCAAAAGGGACTCACTCTCGATGCTTTCGACGCCATGGGTGTTTCTTTCTACCCCTTCTATGGATCAGGTGCCACCTTTTCGGCTCTCGAAACTTCGCTCACCAACATGGCCAACCGATGGGGAAAGCAGATCTTTGTCAGCGAGCTTGACTGGCctacttcgtgcccttctcCTGCGCAGCCCTTTCCCAGCGACATGAAGAATATTCCTTTCTCTGCCGCTGGTCAGACCCAGTTTATTCAGAAGGTGGCCAGTATCGTTAGCAAGGTTCGAGGTGGCGCTGGATTGTTCTATTGGGAACCTGCTTGGATGAACAACCAAGCTCTTGGATCTTCGTGTCCTTCCAATACGCTGTTCGCGTGGCCAGGAAAGGCTCTTTCTAGTCTTGCCGTCTTCAAGAGTATCTAG